The following DNA comes from Verrucomicrobiia bacterium.
CGACCGACAACGCTCCGCAAATCACCGTGATGGCGCTGGGGGTGGCCTTCGGGTTCAGCGTCGTGGTGGGCATTGTGGCGGGGCTGTATCCGGCGGTGCGGGCCTCGCGGCTGCATCCGATCCAGGCGCTGCGTTACGAATGAGGACCGCCCGGGGACACATCCGATGACCTTCTACATTGCGCTGCTGATTGGGATCAAAGAGGTCTGGAGCCACCGGTTTCGTTCGCTGCTGACCATGCTGGGGATCGTTCTCGGGGTGTGCAGCCTGGTGGCCATGGCGGCCATCGTGAAGGGCATGGAGAACGGGATGAAGGAGGCGATGATCGCCATGGGCGGACTCAACAAGGTCCTGATCCGCGAACAGGAAGTGCCGACCCACCAGGAACACCTCCGCGACCTTGCCCCGGGCCGAACGCTTCAGGACGTGTACGCGCTCAAGGCCAGCGCCCCGTTGCTGACGGTGGTTTCGCCCGAGATGTCGGTGCGCCGCGCCGTCGTGTCCCGGGGTGGCCGGGACCATTACCCCTCGGAAGTCGTGGGCGCGTGGCCGGCGGTCCTCGAGATGAACCTGTACGAGATCGAGCACGGCCGGTTCCTCGGCGACCTCGACGAGGAGTACGCCCACAGCGTCTGTGTCATCGGGACCGGGATTCGGGATGAGCTGTTCGGTGCTCCAGCGGAGACGGGCGGGCCGGTCATTCCGATCGGTGAGCAGATCCTGATCAACGGCCAGCCGTTCACCATTGTGGGGATGTTCCGGCATTACGAGAGCGAGCAGTCCATGCGGCAGCGTCAGGCGGCGGCCCGCCAGCCGCAAACCGACCCGGGGAATGGCGGCGTGACCCGTCAGCGCGGATGGAGGAGTCCGCGATGGGACGCCTTCTGGCGGAAGAACAACGTGGTGTACATCCCGCTGAACACGGCGTGGGTGAAGTTCCGCTCCGCCTCCGGCACCGACGGGATGGCCGAACCGCGATTGTCGGACATCGATGTCAAGGTGCAGGACCTCACCCAGCTCGAAGCGGCGTTGCAGCAGGCGCGCAACATCCTGCTCACGACCCATCGGGGCATCGAGGACTTCGCCTTCGAGACGCAGGAAAACCGGGTGGAGGACATCAACAAGCGCATCCGGAACGCCCGCATCAGCGGGGGCATCATTGCCGGGCTCAGCCTGCTGGTGGGCGGGATCGGGATCATGAACATCATGCTGGCCAGCATCACCGAGCGGATCCGCGAGATTGGGACGTGCAAGGCGATCGGCGCGCCTCCGGCAGCGATCTTCCTGCAGGTGCTGGTCGAAGGCTGCGTGATCGCCGCTCTGGGCGGGCTCGCCGGGGTGGCGGCTTCCTTCGGGCTGGTGGCCCTGCTGGATCGCCTGTCTCCTTCGGCCAATGCTCCGGTGGTTACCTTCGCCCCGATGGCCGCCGCGGTGGCCTTCAGTGTGACCGTCGGGCTGGTGGCCAGCCTGCTGCCGGCGATCAAGGCCGCCCGTCTCGCCCCGATCCAGGCGCTGCGGTACGAATAGGCCCACGCGCCGGCCAGCCCTCCGGCGACGCGCCGATCCCGTGCCGGTGCCGCAACCGCGGCTGGCGCCAGGCAGTGGCCTCCGTATAGTGCCGCTCCGGATTCATGAGCACCGTCCCGCACCTTCCCGCCCTCCGACTCGGACGTCCGTACGAGTCCCTCGAAAAGACCGAACTCAAGGACCACCGTTCCGGCGCGACGCTGGCCGCGGTCTCCCAGGTCAACGGGGGCATTGTCAAACGTGACCTGGCCCGCATTGCGACGGCGCGTGCTTCGTTGAAGCCGTTCACGGTGGCGCAGTTGATCGAGCGGTCGGCCCGGGCGGGGGAGTTGTTCCTTGAAGGGACGCTGCCGCTGGGGGACCGGGGCCACACGCAGTCTCCGTCCGAATACGTGGCCACGTTGAGTCTCACCAGCGGCCTGCCGCACGGGATGGTCCGGCGGAACATGGCCAAGATCCACTACGCGCTGACCCACATGACGGAGGTGCTCAACGGGTTGTCCCGGGGCCTGGATCTGGGGTTGCTGGACCGCGGGTTCGGGGAGCAGTTCGGAACCAAGCTGAGCTTCTTTCCGACCTGCCAGGCGCTCGGGCTGGTGATGCCCAGCAATTCTCCGGCGGTGAATTCCCTGTGGATTCCGGCGATCGCCCTCAAGACCCCGGTGGTCATCAAGCCGGGCAGGGAGGAACCGTGGACGCCCTACCGGCTGATCCAGGCATTCATTGCCGCCGGGATTCCCGCCGAGGCGTTCGGGTTCTATCCGACCGATCATGAAGGCTCGGCCACCATCCTCAACACCTGCGGCCGGGCGCTGATCTTCGGGGACAAGTCCACCACCCAGCAGTATGCGGCAAACCCGGCCATCCAGGTCCATGGGCCAGGCTGGAGCAAGATCGTCATCGGCGACGACGAGATCGACAACTGGCGCGAATACCTCGATGTCATCGAGGCCTCCATCGCCGACAACGGGGGGCGTTCCTGCATCAATGCCAGCGCGGTGGTGGTGCCGCGCCACGCCGGGGAGATTGCCGACGCCCTCGCCCGGCGGCTGGGTCCTGTGGGGCCGTCGCGGCCCGATGACGACGCGGCCCGGTTGTCGGGCTTCGCCAATCCGAAGATGGCGGACTACATCGATGCCCAGATCGAGGAGGGACTCGGTACGCCCGGAGCGGAGGACGTCACGGCGAAGCACCGGTCCGGGCCCCGCAAGGTGGTGTTCGAGGGCGGAACCTACCTGCGTCCGACCATCGTCCGGTGCGATTCGTTCGCCCATCCGCTGGCGAACCGGGAGTTCCTCTGCCCGTACGCGGCTGTGGTCACCGCCCCGGTCTCGGAAATTCCGCAGGCCCTGGGATACACGCTGGCCTGTACCGCCATCACGCGGGATCCGGCCCTGATCGAGCGGCTGGAAGCCTACCCGGAGATCGAGCGCCTCAACATCGGGCCGGTGTCCACCATGAAGATCTCCTGGGACCAGCCGCACGAGGGGAACATGTTCGAGTTCCTGTGGAAGCGGCGGAGCATCGAGCGGGCTTGGTGACGGCCTGCCGGATCCCCTCTCCGGCGGGTTGACTGCGCGCGCCCAGGGTCTTGAAAGAAAATCGCCCGCGGCGAACCGCGGGCGACCTCGCTTGGACTGGGTTGGGTGTTCGGAAAGGTGAACTTATTGGCGCAGCTTGCGGCGCAGTCCGGCGAGGCTGACCATCCCGGCCCCGAGCATCACCAGCATCGAACCGGCATCGGGCACCGTGGGCGGCTCATCGGGGGGGCAGCTCAGTCCGAAGAAGCTGATGTGCGAGATGTCCTTGTTGATCGTGCCAGAGGAGAAGGTCAGCGGGAGGTCTTCGGTCGGATACTCGTACCAGGCGATCTGGGTCGCGGCCTTGACGCCGACGAAGATCGTGTCGTAGCCGCTGAGGTCGCCGAGGAAATTGAGGTTCGGGTAGGTGTACGACTTCGCTTCGACCCCCAGGCCACCCTTCGAGACCTTCTCGAACGTCAGTTCGTCCTTCGCGATGAAGGACAGTACGCAGTCCTCGCCGACCGTGATCAGGGTGAGGAGCTTGGTCATTTCACCGCTCGGATTGCCGCCCTGGGCCGTGATTCCGATGAAACCGGCCCAACTGGAGGTCGCCATCGTCATCGCCGCCGCCAACACCGCCAACTTCTTGTACATCTTCATTTTACAACCTTGTGTTACTTCGTTGGTTCATCCAACACCTGCCATTAAGCAACCCTGATGCCAGAGCTTCCTGACGGAGTCGGTTTGTTGGCTAACCCGTTGGTTATCAGCAGACGGTTGGTTCGGAAGCCGGCCGAACCGGGGTGGATGGATGGCCGATCTGTAATCAAAGCCGACACTGCTGGGCCAAATTACTGCCACAATTCGGCCAGGACACGAAAGCAACCCGTTCGCGGTGAGGGGGTTGTCGGGGAGGAGCCGGGTCCTGTAAAGAATGCCTTCATCTCGCGACACCGGCGCGTAATGGGCTCGTGATTGGAATGGCGCCCCAGGGCGGCTAGGGTCGTCGCCATGCGTCAGGTCACGGTCCCGCTGGGGACGAGGAGTTATTCCGTCTGGGTGGGGCAGGGGTTGCTGGGGTCCCTGGGGCGGCGGTGTCGGGCGCTGGGCCTGGCGACACGGTGTGCGGTGATTGCCGACGGGGGGGTGACGGAGCGGTGGGCGCCCGGGGTGCTGGAGAGTCTGCGGGGGGCGGGATTCGAACCCGTGCTGGTCCGGGTGCCGCCGGGGGAGGGATCGAAGCGGATGGCGACAGTCGAGCGTTGTTGCGATGCGCTGGCGCGGCATCGATTGGAAAGGCGGTCGTTCGTGGTGGCGTTGGGGGGCGGGGTGACGGGGGATCTGGCGGGGTTCGTGGCGGCGACCTACCTGCGGGGGATCGCCCTGGTCCAGGTGCCCACCACCCTGCTGGCCCAGGTGGACAGTTCGGTGGGCGGGAAAGTCGGGGTCAACCTGCGGGCCGGGAAGAACCTGGTGGGGGCGTTTCTTCAGCCGCGACTGGTGCTCTGCGATCTGGAGACGCTGGGCACGCTTCCGGCACGCGAGCTTCGGGCGGGGCTGGCCGAGATCATCAAGTACGGCATCATCGCGGATGCCGCCTTGTTCCGGCGCCTGGAACGGGATCTGGATCGGTTGCTGAAACTCGATCCCGCGGTGCTGGGCCCGGTGGTGGCGCGGTGTTGTGCGATCAAGGCCGAGGTGGTGGGGCAGGACGAGAAGGAAAGCGGGCGCCGGGCGATTCTGAACTTCGGGCATACGGTGGGACATGCCCTCGAGGCGATCACGGAATACGGCCAGTTCCTGCACGGCGAGGCCATATCGATCGGGCAGATGGCGGCAGCCCACTTGTCGTCGGCGTTGATGGGATTGGCCCCGTCCGAAGTGGACCGAATCCGGGTCTTGTTCGAACGCGCCGGACTCCCGGTGCGTGTCGATCTGCCTGCCGCCCGGCGACGAAGGTTGCTGGCGGCGATGCAGCTCGACAAGAAGGTCAGCGACGGAGTCGTGCGCTTCGTCCTGGCGCGGGCGATTGGGGAGGTGGAATGGGGACAGTCGGTTCCCGAGTCGGAACTTCGCGAGGCACTCGACGCGGTGGCGGACGAGGCAGGGTGAATGGATGTCCACCCGGATGGCACACGCACCATGGTGTTACTGGGGTTGACCGGCGGCATCGGGATGGGGAAGTCCACGGCGGCGGACTTCCTGGAGCGGATGGGGTATCCCGTGGCCGACACCGATCGCATTGCCCGGGAAGTGGTGGCTCCGGGTTCGGACGCCCTGCGGGAGATCCGGGAGGCTTTCGGCGATGGGGTGTTTGCCGCGGATGGCGTGCTGGACCGGAGCCGGTTGGGCCAGCGGGTATTTGCCGATGCCGGGGAAAGGGTTCGCCTCGAGGGGATTCTGCATCCCCGGATACGGGCTGAATGGGAGCGGAGGACGATCATCTGGCGCGGGCAGGGGGCCGTTCTGGGTGCGGTCGTGATTCCGCTCCTCTACGAGACGCGGGCAGAGTCGCATTTCGATGCCATTGCCTGCGTCGCCTGCCTGACGGAGACCCAGAATCGGAGACTCCTCGACCGGGGCTGGACGGCAGATCACATCCGGCAGCGGATCGCCTCGCAATGGCCATTGCGGGAGAAGATCCGGCGCGCGGATTTCGTGGTGTGGACCGAACCGCCACCCTCGATCCATGGAAGGCAGCTCCGGTGCGTGCTCGACGCCTTGGGGGTGCGATCGTCTGCTGGAGCAAGCTCCCGCATGTTTCGGAACGGGGGGACGGAGAGCGGTGGTTGGGTCTCTACGCTTTAGCGTGCCGGGCCTTGGGAAGGGTGCAGGGAGCCGGGGGAATGGCGATGGCCGGCTGAAGCCGGGACACCGATTGGGAGGGAGACCGGACCCACAACAAGTCCGCAGACCGATTTTCCTTTTCCGTGGGCGACGCTCAACAGCGCGTTTGTTGCAGGCACCGCAAGGCGCTCCCATACAACGCCATCGGTGGATGTCAGGACCATAGCCGTCGGAGGCCATTTATGAATCTTGGACGCTGTCCTCCAACGGTCACAAACTGGCCTCCGGCAACGACCAAATCTGCAAGACCGCTGGCGTCGTCCGCCTCCTGTTGCTGCCAATGCTCACCGTCTGGCGAGGCCGGGATGACGGCATCCCGGTCTCCACCCACCGCCACGAATCGGCCGGATGCATGGACGATGGCCTTCAATGGTTCGGTGGTTCCCGACTCCCGGAACCTCCAGTGGACAGGCAGCGGATCCTCCCATGCGGTCGGACGGGCTGTGGGTTGAAGATCCCGGACAGCTTCTCGATCCTCACGACCCAGGGGTTGGCCTGATCGACGCCCGGAGGCCGTTTCGGATTCTGTTCGATTGTATTGTCCGATTCGGACACTGGAGATCACCGGCTCGGGCTGGGCGGCGAAGGAGTGCGCGGCGAGCAGCAGCAGGGCGGCCGTGCCGGCATGGCGCAGGATGGGGGCGGAATTCATGGGCGATGATGTCTTCATCCGCCTACAGGGAAGAAGCCGACGCAAGGTTTCAGACCTGTCGATCCGCATTCGGAACGCAGCCGGTCAACTACGGCATCAGGAGTCCGATGGCAGAACGGAGCGGACGCGTGCGCGGAGTGTGGATTTCAGGCCATTGCACCAAAGAGCGGCGGATAGACGCCCGTCCCGCCCGTTCCAGCCGCCATGATTCTAATTGAAGCGTCCTAACGGATGAACCGCCCCGCATCCGGCGTCAGGTCGAGGTGCCAGTGGTCGCGATGGTCCGCGTTGAAGTTGGGGGAAAGGTGGATGGTGAAAATCCCCGCGGCGTGGAGGTCGCACAGCACCGCGTGAAGAAAGGCATCCCGCGGCTCCCGTGCGCGGGTGGCGCAGGTGTTCCCATCAGCATCTATCTCCCAGTCATTGGCCACCGAAAGGAGGCCCATTTCGTCCGTGACAAGACCGGCGACATCGAGCGCGAGCGCCCGGGCATGCATCGAAAGGCCCCGGGGGCAGTCCGGCGGGATGCCGCCCCCGATGCACCGGTAGTTGTAAATCCCGAAGTCAACCACCTCGACGACCCCGCGGGCCGCCAGCACCTGCGCCATGCGGTGGAGCGCCAAGGCCAGCTCGCAGTCCATGAACCAAGTTTCCCGCAGCGTCCCGTCCATGAAACGAAACTGCATCCCTCCCAGAGGCAGGGCGACCGTGACGGGCGAGGTCACCCCGGGTGACTCGGGCCCCCAGGTCCAGGAGATGCCGAGCACATCCAGCTTCTCGAAACAAGGCGATGGATACAGCGGCTGGATCATGTAGAACCGCTGGGAAGCCGCCGGGCTGATGGCATTGGTGAATGCGAAGACGCCGCCCGCCCCGAAGGAGTTGGTGGCAATGCGCGCCCAGTTGGTCGCCGGCAGGGATAGGCTCGTCGTGGCCAGCACAAGGTAGCTGCCCCCTTGAGGCCCGTTGCCGCCGCTGACGATGACATTGTCGCCGGACTGCGTGATGCCTTGAATCCGCGGCATGGCAGCGGCGAGGAAGCCATCGGCCGGTGCCACGAGCAGGAGCACAAGGAGGTTGGCGATGGAAATCGGACTCCGGGGAGTTGTACGATTCATGGTGGAACGTCTTGGGGACGAGTTGGATTTCGAGGGTGCCGCGCCACTTCAGGCCTGTGTCAATCGCCGAGTCCGCCTGCCTGAAGGGCCAGTCTGGCAATCCAGCAGGAGCGCCTCTCCCGGCCGCACCGTGCCGGCACGGCGATGGATGGGGGCAGGTTTCATGGGCGGCGAAGTCCTCACCCGCTACAGGGAAGAAGCCGGCGCAGGGTTTCAGGTGCAGAGATGGGCATCATCCACCCGCCACTATGCCAGGGCGGCGGCCCCCCAGACCGCGCCACCAAAGTTCTGCCGCCCGGGGGTACCTTGCTGGCTCGCATCCTTGATTCCCCAGACTCGTAACGAGCCATTGTTACGGAGCGCAGCTCTGTGTCTTCCGTTCGTTGAACCTGTTGCCCATCAAGGGTTCAAGCGGACGCGCACGGGAGCGGCCTGAGCGTCTCGGGTTCCGTCACCGAGCTGCCCCCATGGGTTGGCCCCCCAGGCCCAGAGCGTGCCGTCCTCCCGCAGCGCCACCGTGTGCCACCCTCCGGCGCTGATGGCCAGCCACCGCTCGCCGGGCCGGACGGCCACCGGCCGGGACCGGTCAAAGTTCGTGCCGTCACCCAGTTGCCCGGAATCATTGAATCCCCAGGCCCACAAGGTGCCGTCCGCCCGCAGGGCCACGGTATGCCAGCCGCCGGCCGCCACCGCCAACCAGCGCTGGTCCGGCTGGATGGCCACCGGGGATGCGCGGTCGGCCTGGGTCCCGTTGCCCAACTGGCCTGCACCGTTGTGGCCCCAGCTCCACAGGGATCCGTCGGCACGCAGGGCGACCGAGTGGTAATTCCCCGCGGCAAGGGCCTGCCAGCGCTGGCCCGGCTGTATGGGCACGGGAACCCGCCGGTGGGTCGTGCTGCCGTCGCCTACGGCCCCTTCCAGGTTGCGCCCCCATGCCCACAGCGTGCCGTCGGCACGCAGGGCCAACGAGTGGAGTTCCCCAGCCGCGACTGACAGCCAACGTTGCTCCGACGCGATGGCTGTCGGCGTGGCACGATCTTCCGTCGTCCCATCGCCGAGCTGCCCTGTCTCATTGCCGCCCCAAGTCCAGAGCGTGCCGTCGGACCGCAGGGCCAGAGTATGAAATAGACCGGCCGCCATGCTTTGCCACCGGACATCCGGCTCGATTACCACAGGCCGACGAGTGCTCGACCCGGAACCGTCACCAAGTTGACCGCGAAGATTGGGTCCCCATGCCCACAGCGTGCCATCCATCCGCAGGGCCATGCTGTGATGCCTCGCTGAAGCCGACTGCCAGCGGCCCTCAGGCTCAATCGCGCCCGGTGAGTCACGCTCGTCATCGTTCGTCCCGTCGCCCAGCCCGCCATAGTCATTGCTGCCCCAGGTCCACAGCGTCCCGTCGGCGAGCACCGCGACCGTGTGGGAGTGGCCCGCCGCCAGCCGCCCCGCCACCCGGCCCGACGGCGGCGGGTTGGCGGTCAGGGGATCGGTGCCGGCCCGGTACTCGGCCAGATTGTTCTGCGTGTCGTGGTCGGGGTCGGCCGCCACGTCGGCCGGGTCCAGGGGATTGAGCACGGGCCGGCGGGCCAGCTCGTACACGTCGTTCATCCCGTCGCCGTCGCTGTCCTTCGGCGTGGTGAGCGGCACCCGCTCCACGCGGTAGAAGCGCGCACCGGCGGCCGGCAGCGGGTCCGGGTCCACGAGTTCAATTTCGGCCGGCGCTTCGGGGCCGGGCAGCGGCCCGAGGGCGGCCGGGGTGCCCACGTTGGTCACCACCTCGCCACGGAGAAGGATCAGATAGGCGTCCGCCGCCGCAGGCACGGACACCGCAGGCCCGCCGTCTGCTCCAAGGCGGAAACCGGTGATGACGGGCCCGGGCTGGGCGGCGATGGAATGCGCGGCGAGCAGCAGCAGGGCGGCCGTGCCGACATGGCGCAGGATGGGGGCGGAATTCATGGGCGGTGTTGTCCTCACCCGCCTACAGGGACAACGCCGCGGCCGGGTTTCAGGAAAAGTCCCGCGGGTCCCCGCGCCCGCCGCCGCTCACTCGGTATTGGGATTCGTGTCCGGGTCCACGGTCCAGACGAGGCGGTCCTGGGGATACACCGCCATGCCGTTGGTGATGATCTCCGGGCCGCGGCGGGCCTCGAGATGGCCGTCCAGGAAGGCGAGGTTGCCCCGGCCGCGATGCCGGGCGGCGAAGCGGCTGGCGTAGGCGCTGGGCTGGCCGAGCTGGTAGTCCTGCGCCTGGTCCGGCGCGGCGGGCGCGTCGTCCGGCAGCCGGTTCTCCAGGAACGCCACCGTGGCCGTGGGGCGCAGCACCTGCGTGAGCCGGACGGTCGTGTGCGGCCGCATGATGAGCTTCGAGTTCATGGCCAGGGAGAAGAACACCGCCGGATCCTCCAGCCGCCGCCGCGGGAACGTCGCCTGCGGGCAGTGGAAGATCCGGGCGCGATGGTAAAAGCCAGGTCGCACGGACGACAGGCCGTACTCGGCGGCGCGCGGCACGCCCATCTGCACGGCCAGCGCGTTGTACCAGACGTCGCGCGCAAAGGGATGGGTGACCTCGCCCCAGGTGTTCAGCGACACACCGTTGGGCTCGAAGCTCTCGCGGGCGATCCGGCCGTCGTGGTCATCGGCGTACAGGGTCTGGGCCAGCATCCACTGCCGGAGACGGCCGGCGCACTCTGTCTGCCGGGCCAGCGCCCGCGCCCGGCCCAGCACGGGCAGCAGCAGGGACGCGAGCACGCCGACGATGGCGATGACGACCAGCAGCTCGACCAGCGTGAAGCCGCCCGCTGCTCCGTCCTGCCGCCGCTGGTGCTGCACCGGTTTCATGGCGTCGCAGGCAGCAGCACGACGCGGTAGAACTGCGGTGGAGCCGTGGGCGGAGTGTCCGTGTACCCCGCCGTGCCCGCGGCGGCCGTGACGCGTGCGAGGACGGTCCACGTGGCGGGAGGCAGGGTGTCGCTGCGCTGCACTTCGTAGGTGCAGCCGGGGAGCGCGGACCACGTCAGCTCGAGGCCGGCCGCGACGCGGGCGACGGAGAGCTGCAGCCTGCTAAGGCACGGATCGTTGTTCAGCCAGCCGGGCGAACCCACGTCGTCTGACGCGGCCGCGCGGAAAGCGCCACGCTCGCCCGCCACGCTGTAGTTGTATCGAAGTTCCGCATCCTCATCCGCCGGATCGTACCAGCGGCTCGCGCCGCACGGGCAGGGGTCGGGGAATTCCAGGCAGACCCTCAGCTCGAACTTCAGGATGAAATCGTGGTCGTCGCGCGCCGCGGCATTCCAGAGCGTGATGAACTCCGTGAAGTCACTGCTGAAGCCGTTTCCGTAGTACGAAAGGATGGGCAGGTCTGGCGGCAGATTCGCGTCGCCCCACCAGCGACGGAAGTCTTCGGTATCGAGGTCCGAGACCAAGATGGCGGACTGGCCGGGATGGAGCCACACGTCGTTGGTGATGGTGAAGGCGCCGTCCAGCACGCCGGGATAATCGTCGAAGCGCCAGCCGCGGAGGTTGACCGGCCGGGTGTCGAGGTTGGTCAGCTCCCACCAGTCGTTGCGGGCCACCGTCGCGATGCTGGCGGATCGGCAGAGCATGGCCTCGGTCACGACCAACCGGGGTGGTGGCAGCACGGCCAGGAAGGCGGAGGCGTTGGTCGCGCAGAGCGGGTTGCGCACCTCCACGGTGTAACGGCCTGCGTGGGGTTCCGAGACGCCCGGCAGCTCCAGCACGGCGTTGGTCGCGCCGGGGATGATTTCGCCCTCGTGCCGCCACAGGATTTCCGGGAGCGGGTAGCCGCGCACCTCGACGCGGAACACGGCCGTCTGGCCCGGCGTGACATCGAGGTCGGCGGGCGGGCGCACGATGGCGGCGCAGCGTGGCATCTGGTTGACGCTGAGCCGGGCCGGGGCGGTGACAAGGCTCTCCAGGCCGTTCTCGAGGCGCACCGTGTACGTGCCGGCCACGGCCGGCGTGGCGTTCGAGAGGACCAGCAGGGACGCCGTGGCGCCGGGCAGGTCTTCCCCCTCGAAGCGCCACTGGTACCGCGGCCGGGGCAGGCCATGGGCCACCACTCTCAAGATGGCGGTGGCGCCTGCATCCGTTTCCACGTCGGCCGGGTCTTGGACCACCCGGAGGGGCACTGCTGGGCCGGCCGTGCCCGGAGAGCCGACGTCACCGCCGGCCGCCGCGCGGAAGGCACCCTGCTCGCCCTCGATGCTCAGCGCGCCAAAGACGCCGGTGGCGGCATGGCTCGTGAAGGTCACCCCGCGGTCGGCGACACCGAGCGGGACGTGGTCCAGTTCGGTGGTTGCGGTGGCCGTGGTGTGCCACAGGCGCAGCTCGTCCTTGGTGGCGTTGAGACCGAACCCCCACGGAGCTACGATGATGCGCCGATCCGCAAGCCGCACCTCCCCCCACCACGCCCGAAACTCGGCCTCCGCGGGCATGTTCCTGCTTGCGCGCACAAAGATCAGCGATTCGCCGGGATGCAGTACGGTGGCTTCGCCGGCGTGCCTGGCCAGGGCGGCAAGCCGGTGCGCCGCGTCCAGCCCGGAATCATCTGCGAACCACAGCTCCTCGAGGTCCACCGCGTCGGAGCCGTAGTTTGTCAGCTCGAAGAAGTCCTCCCCCGCCCCGGACGGTGCGGTCATGACCTCCGTGATCGCCACGGGCGGGCCGGCGGGTCCGGGCAAGGGCAGCAGGGCGGCGAGGAGAAGGCCGGCGACATAATGGAGTGGCGGCTTCATGGCGTTTCGCGGGATCGGAGGCGTTCCGAGTAACCGGGCGGGCTGGGTTTGGGCGGGTAGGCCTGCTCGATGGGGTCCAGCCAGCTCTGGATGGTCGCGTGGCTGGTCTCGGACACCGGCTCGTAGCCGGCGGCCGTGTCGGGCAGGGCCTGCAGCCACGCGCCCTTCAGGCCGCAGAGGGCCTGGATGATCGCGCGCGCCACGTCCGCCGGCAGCCCGGGGGATCCGACCAGCAGCGTGCGGCTGCTCTCGAATCGGTCACCCACGGCGACGAGGCCGCGGTGCTGGTTCGCGCGGAAGGCCCACTCCATACAGACACCCACGTCGTAGTCGCCGGCGAGCACGCCCTCGATGGCCTGTGCGTGGCTGTGGAGCGGCCCGTGCCGCCGCACGGCTTCCTCGTGGCCCAGCGCCAGGACGTCCTCGGCGAATTCATACGTGCTGTCGAGGAACTCGTACCCCGCGAGCTGGGCGGCGGCCAAGCCGGCCCGGGCGAGGTGGATCTGCGCGTGGAAGCTGGCGGTGGAGTTCGTCTCGCCGAAGGCCACGCGCCGGCCGCGCACGTCGGCCAGCGTGCGGATGCCGGTGTCCGGCCGGGTGAAGATCACGGCATACTTCGAGCGCGCCGTGCCGCGAACCAGGGGCTGCAGGGCCGGCGTGTCGCGCCGGGCCCGCAGGTACGGCAGGGCGGCCAGCCGCGCGAAGTCCACCTGGCCGGTGCAGACGCCGGCCACGAGGTCGGGGTAGAACTTGTAGAAGCGCACGTCCAGCCGCACCGGCCGGGCGAGCAGCTCACCCATGCCCTGCTCCAGCGTCTCCAGCAGTAGGGCGTGCTGCAGGGCCGTGGCGGTGGGCTGCTCCTTCACCATGAGGCCGAAGGAAAAGCGGACTGGCAGGATCCCGCCGGCCGCGGCGGGCGGCCGGTTGGCCAGGGCGGTGATCTCCTCGGAGCGGATCACCATGCTGGCGCTCTCCGGATCGGCCCACAGCCGTTCAAAGTCATCCCGGAGAAACAAGAGCAGCCGGTGCTGCTTCACCTCGTCCTCCTGGCGCATCACGCGCAGCTCCGCCGTCAGGGCGGCCAGGCGCGAGCGCTCGCGGTTGACCGCGGACAGGAGGACAAGCGCCACGGCCAGCCCGGCCGCGAGGGAGCCGACGAAGGCAGCCCGGTAAGGATGTCGCCGGCCCCAGCGCCAGGCACGGACCGCCGCACCGACCGGCCGGGCGCGCACGGGCTCGCCGTCGAGGAAGCGCCCGAGGTCATCCGCCAGCGCCTGCGCGTCCGGGTAGCGGCGGTGGGGCGGCTTCTCGAGGCACTTGAGGCAGATGGTGGCCAGGTCGGTTGGGACGCTCGGGTTGAGCCGCCGCGGCGGGAGGGGCTCGCTGTGCCGAACCAGATCGAGGGTCTCGGGGATCGTTTCCGCCAGGAACGGCGGCCGGCCGGTGAGCAGGTAGTAGAGGATGGCACCCAGCCCGTACACGTCGCTGGCGCGGCCGGTGCGGAATTTCAACCCG
Coding sequences within:
- the coaE gene encoding dephospho-CoA kinase (Dephospho-CoA kinase (CoaE) performs the final step in coenzyme A biosynthesis.) translates to MDVHPDGTRTMVLLGLTGGIGMGKSTAADFLERMGYPVADTDRIAREVVAPGSDALREIREAFGDGVFAADGVLDRSRLGQRVFADAGERVRLEGILHPRIRAEWERRTIIWRGQGAVLGAVVIPLLYETRAESHFDAIACVACLTETQNRRLLDRGWTADHIRQRIASQWPLREKIRRADFVVWTEPPPSIHGRQLRCVLDALGVRSSAGASSRMFRNGGTESGGWVSTL
- a CDS encoding VPDSG-CTERM sorting domain-containing protein, whose amino-acid sequence is MKMYKKLAVLAAAMTMATSSWAGFIGITAQGGNPSGEMTKLLTLITVGEDCVLSFIAKDELTFEKVSKGGLGVEAKSYTYPNLNFLGDLSGYDTIFVGVKAATQIAWYEYPTEDLPLTFSSGTINKDISHISFFGLSCPPDEPPTVPDAGSMLVMLGAGMVSLAGLRRKLRQ
- the aroB gene encoding 3-dehydroquinate synthase; translated protein: MRQVTVPLGTRSYSVWVGQGLLGSLGRRCRALGLATRCAVIADGGVTERWAPGVLESLRGAGFEPVLVRVPPGEGSKRMATVERCCDALARHRLERRSFVVALGGGVTGDLAGFVAATYLRGIALVQVPTTLLAQVDSSVGGKVGVNLRAGKNLVGAFLQPRLVLCDLETLGTLPARELRAGLAEIIKYGIIADAALFRRLERDLDRLLKLDPAVLGPVVARCCAIKAEVVGQDEKESGRRAILNFGHTVGHALEAITEYGQFLHGEAISIGQMAAAHLSSALMGLAPSEVDRIRVLFERAGLPVRVDLPAARRRRLLAAMQLDKKVSDGVVRFVLARAIGEVEWGQSVPESELREALDAVADEAG
- a CDS encoding ABC transporter permease, with protein sequence MTFYIALLIGIKEVWSHRFRSLLTMLGIVLGVCSLVAMAAIVKGMENGMKEAMIAMGGLNKVLIREQEVPTHQEHLRDLAPGRTLQDVYALKASAPLLTVVSPEMSVRRAVVSRGGRDHYPSEVVGAWPAVLEMNLYEIEHGRFLGDLDEEYAHSVCVIGTGIRDELFGAPAETGGPVIPIGEQILINGQPFTIVGMFRHYESEQSMRQRQAAARQPQTDPGNGGVTRQRGWRSPRWDAFWRKNNVVYIPLNTAWVKFRSASGTDGMAEPRLSDIDVKVQDLTQLEAALQQARNILLTTHRGIEDFAFETQENRVEDINKRIRNARISGGIIAGLSLLVGGIGIMNIMLASITERIREIGTCKAIGAPPAAIFLQVLVEGCVIAALGGLAGVAASFGLVALLDRLSPSANAPVVTFAPMAAAVAFSVTVGLVASLLPAIKAARLAPIQALRYE
- a CDS encoding aldehyde dehydrogenase, translating into MSTVPHLPALRLGRPYESLEKTELKDHRSGATLAAVSQVNGGIVKRDLARIATARASLKPFTVAQLIERSARAGELFLEGTLPLGDRGHTQSPSEYVATLSLTSGLPHGMVRRNMAKIHYALTHMTEVLNGLSRGLDLGLLDRGFGEQFGTKLSFFPTCQALGLVMPSNSPAVNSLWIPAIALKTPVVIKPGREEPWTPYRLIQAFIAAGIPAEAFGFYPTDHEGSATILNTCGRALIFGDKSTTQQYAANPAIQVHGPGWSKIVIGDDEIDNWREYLDVIEASIADNGGRSCINASAVVVPRHAGEIADALARRLGPVGPSRPDDDAARLSGFANPKMADYIDAQIEEGLGTPGAEDVTAKHRSGPRKVVFEGGTYLRPTIVRCDSFAHPLANREFLCPYAAVVTAPVSEIPQALGYTLACTAITRDPALIERLEAYPEIERLNIGPVSTMKISWDQPHEGNMFEFLWKRRSIERAW